From a region of the Methanocella sp. genome:
- the cyaB gene encoding class IV adenylate cyclase: MIEIEIKARADHEALKKRLKQEGAAIERIVDQADIYFNAPDRNFGKTDEALRLRNESGQIYLTYKGKKLDPLSKTRKEVEVEVADHKKMEELILCLGYRETLRVHKMRVIYHLDGALVCLDKVDGLGEFVELETLATDEGDMPKRRDFLIETLRRLGVTGDLIRESYLEMLLVKK, translated from the coding sequence ATGATCGAGATCGAGATCAAGGCGAGGGCGGACCACGAAGCCCTGAAGAAGAGGCTTAAGCAGGAGGGTGCGGCCATAGAGCGGATTGTCGATCAGGCCGATATCTACTTTAACGCCCCGGACCGGAATTTTGGAAAGACGGACGAGGCCCTGAGGCTTCGGAATGAAAGTGGCCAGATATATTTAACGTATAAGGGTAAAAAGCTCGACCCGCTTAGCAAGACCCGCAAGGAAGTCGAAGTTGAAGTGGCCGATCATAAGAAGATGGAGGAGCTCATCCTCTGCCTGGGATACCGGGAGACGCTGCGCGTCCATAAAATGAGAGTTATTTACCATCTCGATGGCGCCCTTGTATGCCTGGACAAAGTGGACGGGCTGGGAGAGTTCGTGGAGCTGGAGACGCTCGCCACGGATGAGGGCGATATGCCAAAGAGGCGCGACTTTTTAATCGAAACACTGCGCAGGCTGGGTGTCACCGGCGACCTGATACGCGAGTCATACTTAGAAATGCTCCTGGTTAAAAAATAA
- a CDS encoding nitroreductase family protein, with translation MEVTDAIDRRRSIRRFKNKEIPEGMLKEVLRAGHMAPSAGNLQARDYIIVQDNAVKELLAMAAHNQYFIMSAPVCIVVCANVSRSSARYGKRGELYAVQDASAAIMNMMLMAQNLELGTCWIGAFNEAAITYLLELPSGVRPVALLPIGYPDESPEAPPRMGEAAEHWGKW, from the coding sequence ATGGAAGTAACCGACGCCATTGACAGGCGGCGTTCCATACGCCGTTTTAAGAATAAGGAAATACCCGAGGGCATGCTCAAGGAGGTCCTGCGGGCCGGCCATATGGCGCCGTCCGCCGGGAACCTGCAGGCCCGGGACTATATCATCGTCCAGGATAACGCGGTCAAGGAATTGCTCGCCATGGCGGCCCATAACCAGTATTTCATCATGAGCGCCCCCGTGTGCATCGTTGTCTGCGCGAACGTGAGCCGCTCGTCTGCCAGATATGGTAAAAGAGGCGAGCTCTATGCAGTGCAAGACGCCTCGGCCGCGATCATGAATATGATGCTCATGGCCCAGAACCTGGAGCTCGGGACGTGCTGGATCGGGGCTTTTAACGAGGCGGCAATAACATATCTTTTAGAGCTGCCATCGGGAGTGCGGCCCGTAGCTCTCCTGCCGATCGGATATCCTGACGAGTCGCCTGAAGCACCGCCCAGGATGGGCGAAGCGGCCGAACACTGGGGTAAATGGTAA